The Desulfatirhabdium butyrativorans DSM 18734 genome segment CTGTTGTAATACCGGCCTACAATGCCGAAAAATATATTGCCGAATCTATAGAAAGCATTCTCGGACAAACATTTACTGATTTTGAGCTTATTGTAATCGACGATTGTTCAACTGATGGGACGGGGGAAATTGTTCAGCGTTATGCTATGCTTGATAAAAGAATTCGACCATATCGTAATCATGAAAATTTAGGTATTGCAGGAAATCGGAATCGCGGTGTCGAGCTGGCAAGGGGCAAGTATATTGCTTGGCAGGATGCAGATGACATATCATATCCAACCCGAATTGAAAAACAATATCATTTTATGACGACCCATCCAGAGATAGGAATTGTTGGTGGCTACCTGGAAATTTTTCGAAATAATGGGAAAATAGTGGGTATAAGAAAATATAAAGTGGATGATAAAGGTCTAAGGCGATGTATTTATCGTTATTCTCCGGTTGCCCAACCAGTTGCGATGATTAGAAGGGATGCACTCAAAAAGGCCGGTCTGTATGATTTGCGATATCCGCCTGCAGAAGATCTTGATATGACATTTCGTATTGGAGTTTACTACAAATTAGGAAATATCCCCGATGTGCTGCTTAAATATCGCGAAAACGTAACTTCGGCTGTATTTACGCGATTAAAGATAGATGAAATCAATACATTGAAAATTCGCTTTAAGAACTTCGCCAATCCTGCATACCCATTGTCGCTTTTTGATATTTGTTATAACGCTCTGCATTTTCTGTCTGTCTGGTTTATCCCCCCTAAACTCAAGATTCGTTTATTCAGCTTTTTT includes the following:
- a CDS encoding glycosyltransferase family 2 protein, translated to MMDDIPVSVVIPAYNAEKYIAESIESILGQTFTDFELIVIDDCSTDGTGEIVQRYAMLDKRIRPYRNHENLGIAGNRNRGVELARGKYIAWQDADDISYPTRIEKQYHFMTTHPEIGIVGGYLEIFRNNGKIVGIRKYKVDDKGLRRCIYRYSPVAQPVAMIRRDALKKAGLYDLRYPPAEDLDMTFRIGVYYKLGNIPDVLLKYRENVTSAVFTRLKIDEINTLKIRFKNFANPAYPLSLFDICYNALHFLSVWFIPPKLKIRLFSFFRDSASL